The DNA region ATGAATTTTTGGTTCAATCTTTGAAAATCAATGTTCGTTTGCATGTAATTATTCTTAATATGCATTGATGTGATTATAAATGTTTATTCTTGATTCTTTGACGGATATTGGTGCTGAATTTGTGTTATATATGGTGAACTGTGTGAATTGATGTTGAAAAAATGCTTGTTAGTGCTATTTTGTGTTGTTTATGCCTTTGGAAGCCAAGTATTCGATAAAATGTCTCTATGACTATCTTGGATTTTgaattacatgttgtagctatcaTGTGATTTAAAAGGCTTGATTCTTTGGCATGATTCATTGTTGAGATGAATATTTGTGATAAAGAATTGGGTAAAGTGCTAAAAATTTTTCATTGATTTGAGTTTTGAGTACATGTGTTGTCTGTAAATGTCATGTTGGTttctttgaaatttgaatttcaatcacTACATATCATATGCTAAAACTCTTCTTTTGGACAATCCATCACAAttgcatcaattctttgattgcctaaatgtccttaagctcttttaacttgtttgtttgttttattttgccAGTATTATTTAAGGCATCTTAGGCATACTAAAATGAGTGAATTCAATGCTTGCTTTGTACATGTGTGACATATAGCTTTTCAAGAGCTAGTGTGAGTTATAAACCGCTCGCAAACTTAGAATTCATGAACTATTCTTCATTTTAATTTGTTCTCCAGTTCTTCTGGCCTCGTCACCTCTGTCATAGCATCTCCCTCGTCCTTTCCAATGGAGCCTCGGCCTCAGgtttgttttgattttctttgttctgattctgatttttttgaaattctgGTTTAGTCTTGTTGATTCTGatttgtaataaatatttgactgGGTTATTCTTGATTCTTTGGTTGGGTTGTTGATtctaattttatgttttaattttaaatttttttgttctgTTCTATTGATTatatttcaattctgttttttcAATGTAAATGCAGGAAAAGAGAAGGTGAATGAGAAAGAATTTGTGAAATCGTTGCAGCCTTGCAGGACATGGAACTTTTTTTGAATAAGTGAGATAAAAACCAAAAACCGAATCTAACCAATTAAAGGTTTGGTTGGTCTCCCaaaaaaaatcgaaccaaaccaaaccgaataTTTTATGTGTAATTAGTTCAGATGACTTTTCTtctaaaaaccgaaccaaaccgcaaaCCGAACACCCCTACTCGCACCCACAAACCCACTCAAATATCTTTTCCTCGCTTATCCTCACATACACAACCTCTGCAATTTACACAACTCATTACGACTTTGCTTAATTATCAAATGAGAAGTAAACCATGAACGGAATACTACAACCTCTTCCTTCATCATCACAAACAACCTCACCTCCTCCTCTTGCTTCTTATTCCTCTAAACCATACCCATTCCCTTACACTTTCCCTTCTCCTTTCAAATTCCCCACCACGTGCTCCTCCCTCGCGTGCACCccctccaccaccaccatcaccaccaagCTCACACACCTCACAACCACAGCCGAAAGCCAAGACCAGAACCTTCTCTATCTCTTACGTCAGAGAAAAACAGAAGAAGCATGGGAACTGTACTCTAATCTCCAACACCTTCCAAATTCAACATGTTTGAGTCGCTTAGTTTCTCAGCTTTCTTTTCAGAAAACCATTTCGGGGCTCAAGCGCGCCCAGTCTATTGTCACGCGCCTCCGACATGAACGCCAGCTCCACCGCCTCGATGCCAACTGCCTCGGACTCCTTGCTGTCGCCGCCTCCAATGCCGGTCACACGCTCTACGCCGCCTCCGTCCTCAAGTCCATGCTCCGTTCCGGCTACCTCCCTAACGTCAAGGCCTGGTCAGCCGTCGTCAGCCGCCTCACCTCTTCCGATGACAATGGCCCCGCCGAGGCTCTCCGTCTTTTCAAGGGCGTCACCCGCCGCCTTCGAAAACTCTCCAGTGGCGGTGTAGTTGCCGCAGCATCAATGCCTGACACCGCCGCATTCAATGCGGTGCTTAATGCCTGTGCCAATTTGGGTGACTCTAACATGTTCTTGCAGGTGTTCAATGAAATGCCTCAGTACGACGTCGTACCTGATGCGTTCAGTTACAACATTTTGATGAAGCTGTGTTGTAGAACTGGTAGGAAGCACTTGCTTGTTTATGTTTTGGAGAGGATTCTTCAATTAGGGATTCCGTTTTGTGTCACAACTTTGCATTGCATTGTTGCCTCTTATGTTGATCTTGGCGATTTAGAAACTGCTGAGAGATTGGTTCAAGCAATGAGGGAAGGAAGAAGGGATCTTTCTAGGATAATAagggaaagagaaagagaaattgaGTTGAATTTAGAAGAATTAAgtgagagtgatgataatgatgcTGATGTTGACGTTGAGAATGCTTTTGCGAAATTGCTTCCGAATTTCATGGAATCTAACAGTTGCAATGATTTGCCGGTTTTGCCAAAAGCTTATGCTCCAAATACTAGAATGTACACCACCCTGATGAAGGGTTATATGAAGGCTGGGAGGGTTACTGATACTGTGAGGATGCTAGAGGCAATGCGCCGGCAGGACGATGCTGGTAGCCATCCTGATCATGTTTCTTATACCACGGTGGTTTCGGCACTTGTGAAGGCTGGTTACATGGACAGGGCACGGCAAGTTCTTGCTGAAATGATGAGGATTGGCGTGGCGGCAAATCGGATAACATATAATGTTCTTCTTAAGGGTTATTGCAATCAATTTCAGATAGATAAAGCAAGAGAGTTGATTAAGGAGATGGTTGATGATAGAGGTATTCAGCCTGATGTTGTGTCCTATAATATACTCATTGATGGGTGCATATTGGTTGATGACAGTGCTGGGGCTCTCGGCTTCTTCAATGAAATGAGAACAAGAGGGATAGCTCCCACCAAGATTAGTTACACGACTTTGATGAAAGCTTTCGCATTCTCTGGTCAGCCGAAGCTGGCTCACAAGGTCTTCGATGAAATGTTGAATGATCCTCGAGTGAAGGTGGATGTGATCGCATGGAACATGTTGGTCGAAGGATATTGTAGGTTGGGTTTGGTTGAAGAAGCAAAGAAAGTGATTCAAAAGATGAAGGACGAGGGGTTCCACCCTGATGTGGGAACTTACGGAAGCTTTGCAAATGGAATCGCATTGGCAAGAAGGCCAGGAGAGGCACTTTTGCTTTGGAATGAAGTGAAGGAGAGGTGGGAGATGGTAAAAAAAGGTTCGAAACATAATTCTTGTGTTCCTCCATTGAAGCCAGATGAAGGGCTTTTGGATACCTTGGCTGATATATGTGTGAGGGCTGCATTCTTTAGAAAGGCTTTGGAGATTGTGGCTTGCATGGAAGAAAATGGTATATCTCCAAACAAGACCAAGTTTACTAGAATCTATGTGGAGATGCACTCAAGAATGTTCACGAGCAAGCATGCTTCAAGGGCAAGGCAAGACAGGAGAATAGAGAGGAGAAGGGCAGCCGAGGCTTTTAAGTTTTGGCTTGGGTTGCCAAATTCTTATTATGGAAGTGAGTGGAGGTTAGAACCTATTGAGGGCTATGATGATACCGCCGCCTCATAGTTTTGTTTATGCATCTCCACCATCCAACCAACTGACCAAGGCCATACTGGAGGCTACGGCTCAGTTTATGGTGCGAACTATGGCTACTGAACTGGGCAGTTCTACAAAATCTGCTCATTGTTAATAGTGTAGAATGCTAGGAACAGATTGATGTAATAATTTGACAAACATTAGGACACACTGctacttctttttcttattcttttgattTTCCTGAATTTGTAATTAACTAACTGATTTTTGTATACTTTCTGTTTGTATTGGTAGTCATTTGGAAAGGCTAGACAGACTCTCCATGGCCGGATGTATTATTTACTTGTCATGGAAAGTTGGTGCACCTATGACCATATGATGTTACTTGCTTTGCGTCAATTAAGTGTAATTTCTTTCAAGGGGCCCATAATTAGGTGCTAGTTAAATACAAAGTCATTGATATTCGAGAATTGACATGAAATGTGGGCGAAGTTATGCTTAATTAATTAGAGTTAGTTTTGCATATAATATGATTAGTTATTTGGGGGCGTTTTTGTCTGAAACAGATCAATTTTTGGGAAAGCTATGGaaggtaaattttttttttctccgtTTTTGAACGTGACGAAGCATTCAGTTTTGCAATTAACTCATGTTTTGGATGTTTGTGGGTATCGGCTCAATTTAGCTAAACAgcttaattaaattctttttaaaaaaataatttaaacaataaaaatttatattaaaaatagttaaattttttttgaaaaaatagtttaaacaataaaaatttatattaaaagtagtttataaataagttattttgtatttatttttttagttttaaaaatacttattttaaaaaaaatataataaaaaattttattataaaattatttttttaacttttgcacttaaataactttttaaaaaactacaatttaattttaaaaattacactaatattaatactattatttttcgtAAGTTAAaagctaaaaaaataatttttcaagctTTCCAAACGGACCCATGCTGTGTTTTTGACTTTTTGGGAATATTCCAAACGGACCATGCTGCTCTATGTAGTATTAAATTCTTGTGTACTTCTTTtacaattaaattatttaattaaatttttttattttaaacttaattCTCCTgcattagttaaaaataattttaaatttaaaaaaattcaaattttaaattttttaattttcaattttaaaattaattctgcAACATTTGTTAATTCAAATTTTGTAATTTcacaatatattaataattttaaattttaaatttgaggcttatttgttaatttaaaaaattacaaactaatatcaattttgataaatcctaaaaccctaaaccaacATTAGCTGAATAATAATTGcaacttttttaattaactaaaaacaatctaatttattttatttttaaactacaaattcaattttttttagtgtttattttcaagtcatttaatttatacttttttgtcaaatttaaattaatattcactaattaaaaaattgtaaagtaaaactttttttcaaaacaaaatatatatcactAACAATATAAGCATAATATATGACTCTGTTTATTTTCATACTACGTATTTAGTGTATATTAgaacttttaattaaatttaaaataaagcaTACCAGATATCATTACACTATACACACTAAGTCATCAAGTTCACCAATTATTTTGGCAACAATAACCTAATGCTCAATTATATCACTATGAATGTCAACAATCAcctaatttatacaccctaaattATAAATCACACTCCCTAATCTATCAACACTAAACACTAAATTCTTAACTCTAaaccttatttttaaatttttgaaatcctaaatatatgtatttactttacttttcttttttttggccATGATTTGCCCTCCAATAAACacattttgtattatttttcttctaaaatgtttatttttatgcaatCCTAAacacttaatatttttttaattttaaaatcctaatatatgtatttatttttttcttttttttaatttttttaattctaaaaccttaaatatatgtattacttttttttagtaaagtactttattttttaattctgaaACCCAAACATAGCCTGCAAACACTAAAGCAAGTCCATAATTTCTTTCAAGCTCAGCAATAAAAAGCCCATTGTAACAAAAATATGCACCCACAAAAtgtcaaaaaatccaaaaacttAATCACTTTCATTAAAACATAACCAAACTGTCCTAATTGACCCATTCCTGATAATTCCACTACACAATAAGTAAGAAGTCTCTAGACATTGTTTGCACGTGATGCCACGCATGCTATGAGTCAGTGCAACAGCATACTCTATGCTACTTTCTCACATGAGGAAAAAAGTATCCTTTATCACGGTAGCATTCACCATAATAAAATAGATGATATGTAAAATCAGAGGTATATGAATGTTTTTATAGAAcgtattttagtatatatagcaTAGAGAGTAGTTGATACACGAagcctttaattttttttggcatTTTCCCCTTCTTTTAGGTGGGGTTCTGAAGGAACATTGAAATTGAGGGAGAGAGACTGAGAAATAGAAactaaattaagtttttatactatgtttggtataaaatatagaaaactgAATTATGTCTtagtattttgtttgatttaagataaaaataaaaattttaataaataaaattactaaaatatccttaataaaatcaaaatcatgttactcttttttctcttgcctacCAACCAtccattttctctctcttttcatctctgtttttctcttttttcagcAACAATGACAATAGTATCCACTGTCATGTCGTATTACACCgtgtccttttctcttttttcttctcttttttctctgttttgatttagagatatatttgatattgttgttgttgGTATTATTATTCTGATTTTGATATTGTTCTtgatattattgttgttgatagTGATGGATTGTAAGGAGGGATGATGAAAGATGTGTGTGGTAAGGATGAGAGATGGAGTAAGGTTAGGAGGTGAAAGGTGGTGGTCATGGTGGCGACGATAGGACAAAAGTGGTGGTTGAAGAACTAAACGAGAGTAAACTTGAAATTATTAATTTGGAtaagggtattttagaaaaatattatttgttaaagtttcagtttttgttccaaaaattttAGTTCTTTGTGTTTCTACTTTCTAATTTTGGAGAtagagactaaaattttagtttcaatttctaaccaccaaacacaatactaaatTTTAGTCTCCAATCTCAGTCTTAGTACCCCCTACCAAATGCTACTTTAATAGGGGTGGAAGTTTGCCTCGCTCCGCCCTGCCCCTACTGAGACGGTTCTAGAATCCCACCCTACCCCGCCTAACTGCGGGCGGCGGGTCTAAACCCGCCGGACCGCTCCGCGTAACATGCCAAAGATTAtgtacaaaaaatgagtaaggtTAAGGTaaagagtatttttttaataaagaattGTAAGgctcacatcggttggggagggaaaccaagcatgccttataagggtgtggatacctctccctagcatgactcgttttgacgagtgagtgtgggggcttcaACTAGCATCcatatcgtcaaaggcaaaaccgtgaggtcttgtgtgccaaagcagacaatatcgtgctagcgggtggtttggCCTGTTACTGATACCGAGTCGGAATCTGggtcgatgtgccagcgagggcgctgggctcccttaggagggtggattgtaaggcccacatcggttgggaggggaacaaagcatgccttataagggtgtggatacctctccctaacatgacgcattttgacgagtgagtgtggggggtttcggctagcatccctatcgtcaaaggcaaaactgtgagaccttgtgtgccaaagcggacaatatcgtgctagcgggtggtctgggctgttacaagaACAAAGTTGTTTAtcttacaataaaaaatatttaaaaaaataaagatataatatataatgtatatttttaaaattttttttactattcattcaactttactttttttaaaaaattctacaaAAATTATTATTGCGCCTAAAGTAATAACTCAGTCAATAAGTACCTGCATAGATGCATTGCGCTATCTAACTACCGCAATATGATCTGTCCCATCTAAAGTTCTAATTATGGTGATAGACAGTGCAATTAAATTATTATGTGGTGTAGTATTCATGTTAGATTATTTCTTTAGCATATGTTATTTACTGATAACTTTGGAAGTGGCATGCATATTGAATGGCTACGAAGAAAGCTGGCTACCCGTCACTTATACTAAAAACCAAAATTACGAGAAGCGAACCGATCATTAAACCAGTCAAATGATTTATTTAATAATTCAATGATTTGACTAGAATAGAACCGTAATTAAATTGGtttaactaaatataaaataaaattattaaaaatttaatacataattttaaatattttaaatttgtaataaattTAGACCATTTTGTTTGGATATTACACTAATTTGATATAATGCATTGATATGGGAGTTTTTAAAGTCACGAAAAATCGTGACTAACAATTttaaataagaacaaaaaatttttgaaaatgagacTAACGATTTGAAGACAAAACACAAACCAAAATGAGACTAATGATTTAAAGTAGGACAAAAATTTTTTGGAATCCGCAACCATGAAATCGGTAATGTTGATTTGTTTTATCAAAATTTGAATCTGTAATCTCCTCTCTATATAAAGAGAGTTCATGAATGTAATCCCATTGCAATTGTttatctcttctccttcttctttttctgaagctatttttcttgcttctcttcttttttagtgttgcttttatttatttattttagatgtatggttatttctttttatgaatataatgtttaattaatttattttatttattaaaatgaaagtttgattttcataataaaaaatgaataaaaatattagttttaaaatttattataatggtCAAATTTTATCAGAAGGTGTAATATTTATGTGTAATAATCTATGTATAGCTGTTCTTTTCTTTATAGTGTCGTTCGATgaatttaagatttatatttgTCAAAATATAGATCCTTATATACCAAAAAGAGGCCAATTCATCTATAAAAGTGCGATAAGTAATTTCAGATGTCCAATCAAAATTTAACTATACGATTAGCTATCacaaagcatggttggctaagtAGAAGAcagttgaaaaaaattttggtggTTAGGAAGCCTCTTATGAAGCGTTGGCCACATGGTTTAAGCTAAAGCAATGGTTAGGAAAGAGCCATCAACAGCCGTTGAATATGAAATGCTACTTTGCTACTGCGGGGATGAGTTGGCTAAGGATGTCAGGGTTCTAAATCGAGTTTTTTGGAGTTTCCACCCATGCATTAGAGCATTCAGGCACTGCAAGCCAATTGTGCAGGTAGATGACACACACTTATATGAAAATTATAAAAGTGCGTTGTTGGTTACAGTTTTTCAGGATGGCAACAATGATATTGTGCCAATTGCTTTTGCCCTTATTGAGGGTGAGACATCAGATGCATGGTTCTTTTTTCTTCGTCATTTGCAAACACATGTGGTGACGAAGAATGTGGTGGGGCTTATCTCCGATTGACATGAGTCTATTAGATCAGCTGTTTCTCGTTGTCATGGAGCATCAGAGTCACCAATAGCCATACACATGTTTTGCTTTAGGCACATAGCATCCAACTTCTTGAAGAATTTCAAGGCACTGTTCATGAAAAAGCTTGTGGTAAACATTTGTAATTTAGCAACGTGttctatttaatattttatgCACTATGTGAACATGTTTCCAATAGGGGTTATTAATGCGTGTTTTTGTTGTATGATATTTTCTAGGCTGTTCTAGGATGGTGGATGAATATGAAATCCATTATCAACGATTGCGTAGCCGAGGTGAGGCATACACTCGATAGCTGGATTGGATTCCCCGTGAGCAGCACTTTTTGGCATATGATGACAGCAATCGATAGGGTCATAGGACGACAAACATAGTGGAGTGCATCAATGGGGTGTTGAAGGGTGCATGCAATCTTTTCGTCGTAGCACTAGTTAAGGCAACTTTTTACAGACTGAATGAGCTTTTCACAAGGAAGAGGGTTGATGCTGAGACTTGCATTAGAGCCGGACATTTATTCTTTGAAGCAGTGACTGAAAGGATTCAAGCAAATTTGATCGTAGTTGGAAACATTATGGTTAGTTGCTTTGATAGGCAGAATGAGGTATTCGAGTTGTAGGAGATGCCAAGCGGTGTTGAGTATGCGGTATATCTACGATGAAGGCACTGTTATTGTAGTTATTTTCAAGTAGATCGCTTTCCATGTCGTCATGTCTTTGCATGTTGTGCAAACTAACGTCTTGAGTGGCAAGTATACGTACACGAGGTGTATCGGATGGATGAGATCCGAAAGGTGTACTGAGCTAGATTTAGGCCATTAGGCAACCCAACAACATGGCCCATGTATGGAGGGCCAATGATGATACCTAATCCTTCACTTAAAAGAGTTACTAAAGGTCGTCCCAAGCAGACTCGTTTCCTAAATGAGATGGACACACAATCAATACGAGGTCCATGATGTTGTAGGCTATGCAGTATAGAAGGTCACAGTCGTAGTAGATGTCCCTATGGTGCTGGAGGCGATTCATTTCCACTGGCATAGTATATTATATGAAAGATTGTTT from Arachis hypogaea cultivar Tifrunner chromosome 10, arahy.Tifrunner.gnm2.J5K5, whole genome shotgun sequence includes:
- the LOC112716068 gene encoding pentatricopeptide repeat-containing protein At3g09650, chloroplastic, with amino-acid sequence MNGILQPLPSSSQTTSPPPLASYSSKPYPFPYTFPSPFKFPTTCSSLACTPSTTTITTKLTHLTTTAESQDQNLLYLLRQRKTEEAWELYSNLQHLPNSTCLSRLVSQLSFQKTISGLKRAQSIVTRLRHERQLHRLDANCLGLLAVAASNAGHTLYAASVLKSMLRSGYLPNVKAWSAVVSRLTSSDDNGPAEALRLFKGVTRRLRKLSSGGVVAAASMPDTAAFNAVLNACANLGDSNMFLQVFNEMPQYDVVPDAFSYNILMKLCCRTGRKHLLVYVLERILQLGIPFCVTTLHCIVASYVDLGDLETAERLVQAMREGRRDLSRIIREREREIELNLEELSESDDNDADVDVENAFAKLLPNFMESNSCNDLPVLPKAYAPNTRMYTTLMKGYMKAGRVTDTVRMLEAMRRQDDAGSHPDHVSYTTVVSALVKAGYMDRARQVLAEMMRIGVAANRITYNVLLKGYCNQFQIDKARELIKEMVDDRGIQPDVVSYNILIDGCILVDDSAGALGFFNEMRTRGIAPTKISYTTLMKAFAFSGQPKLAHKVFDEMLNDPRVKVDVIAWNMLVEGYCRLGLVEEAKKVIQKMKDEGFHPDVGTYGSFANGIALARRPGEALLLWNEVKERWEMVKKGSKHNSCVPPLKPDEGLLDTLADICVRAAFFRKALEIVACMEENGISPNKTKFTRIYVEMHSRMFTSKHASRARQDRRIERRRAAEAFKFWLGLPNSYYGSEWRLEPIEGYDDTAAS